One genomic segment of Ricinus communis isolate WT05 ecotype wild-type chromosome 5, ASM1957865v1, whole genome shotgun sequence includes these proteins:
- the LOC125370163 gene encoding secreted RxLR effector protein 161-like, translating into MVGSLMYLTATRPDLMYVVSLIARFMEAPTVLHQQAVKRVLRYLKGTAKLGILYKRGDEESLLAYSDSDYAGDLDGRKSTSGYVFKLSSGVVAWSSKKQPVVSLSTTEAEYITAAACAGQCIWMQRVLEKLGFKQCKCTIFCDNSSTIKLSKNPVMHGRSKHIDVRFHFLRELVNNEVVELVHCGTKDQLADIMTKPLKLELFLKMRKQLGMCSIQELN; encoded by the coding sequence ATGGTGGGAAGCCTCATGTACCTGACTGCCACCAGACCTGATCTTATGTATGTAGTGAGCCTAATAGCACGTTTCATGGAGGCTCCTACTGTTTTGCATCAACAAGCAGTGAAGAGAGTGCTTCGATATCTAAAAGGAACAGCTAAGTTGGGAATACTTTACAAGAGAGGAGACGAGGAAAGCTTGCTTGCCTATTCAGATAGTGATTACGCAGGTGATCTTGATGGTCGCAAAAGCACTTCGGGGTATGTTTTTAAACTGAGTTCTGGGGTTGTAGCATGGAGTTCTAAGAAGCAACCAGTTGTGTCTCTGTCCACCACCGAAGCAGAGTACATTACTGCTGCTGCATGTGCCGGTCAGTGCATATGGATGCAGCGAGTTCTTGAAAAGCTTGGTTTTAAGCAATGTAAGTGCACTATATTTTGTGATAATAGTTCAACCATCAAACTCTCCAAGAATCCTGTTATGCATGGTAGAAGTAAGCATATCGATGTTCGGTTTCATTTCCTTAGagaattggttaataatgAAGTGGTGGAGTTGGTGCACTGTGGTACAAAGGATCAGCTGGCTGATATTATGACAAAACCCTTGAAGTTAGAATTGTTCTTGAAGATGAGAAAGCAGCTCGGTATGTGCAGTATTCAAGAATTAAACTGA